One Streptomyces sp. NBC_00554 DNA segment encodes these proteins:
- a CDS encoding ArsR/SmtB family transcription factor has protein sequence MTEERGAEATDRRTVDSPEVLKALAHPLRLRILRHLGTAGPATSTTLAAALGENTGTLSYHLRMLERSGLIEDIPERSTGRERWWRGVRGLDIRRPPQDELTEAERAMSAELDRMRMEEDVELARQFTAGQAESEGWMRGSRSLIHLTKGELDAFHDDYLALLARYARGPEDAPDDARPVLLRWFGLPAD, from the coding sequence ATGACGGAAGAGCGCGGAGCGGAAGCCACGGATCGGCGCACGGTCGACAGCCCCGAGGTGCTCAAGGCCCTCGCGCACCCCCTGCGGCTGCGCATCCTGCGCCACCTCGGCACGGCGGGCCCGGCCACCTCGACCACGCTGGCCGCCGCCCTCGGCGAAAACACCGGGACGCTCAGCTATCACCTGCGCATGCTGGAGCGCAGTGGCCTCATCGAGGACATCCCCGAGCGCTCCACCGGGCGTGAGCGCTGGTGGCGCGGGGTGCGCGGCCTCGACATCCGCAGACCGCCGCAGGATGAGCTGACGGAGGCCGAGCGCGCCATGTCGGCCGAGCTGGATCGCATGAGGATGGAGGAGGACGTCGAGCTGGCCCGGCAGTTCACCGCCGGACAGGCGGAGTCCGAAGGCTGGATGCGGGGCTCACGCAGCCTCATCCATCTCACGAAGGGTGAGCTGGACGCCTTCCATGACGACTATCTGGCACTGCTCGCGCGCTATGCCCGCGGTCCCGAGGATGCCCCCGACGACGCGCGACCCGTACTCCTGCGTTGGTTCGGCCTGCCTGCCGATTGA
- a CDS encoding DUF397 domain-containing protein: MPELNWQKSTFSGGPEGECLYVATAPDGTLHLRESDTPDDILHTAPRGLAALLRHIKRTNPPQH; the protein is encoded by the coding sequence ATGCCCGAACTGAACTGGCAGAAGTCAACGTTCAGCGGAGGCCCAGAAGGCGAGTGCCTCTACGTCGCCACCGCCCCCGACGGAACCCTCCACCTCCGCGAGAGCGACACCCCGGACGACATCCTCCACACCGCCCCGCGGGGCCTCGCCGCGCTGCTCCGGCACATCAAGAGGACGAACCCGCCTCAGCACTGA
- a CDS encoding PA14 domain-containing protein, with protein sequence MNPARRTTATVATALVLATAGGLLIAAPASAATTCASPVYKRQFFANTTFSGTPKKTDCDTAIDQNWGTAAPASGLPTNNFGVRWTVTRDFGSGGPFSLPVSTQDGIRVYLDGTRKVDIWKNVSSTVKKTVNITVPAGKHTLRVDYVNWTGTANVKFAYTPRTTATVDKVKPLTPTGTAVTYDTATGKAKLTWSKNKEMDLAGYRVYRRLKGAAFPAKPLATTTSTSYTDSTLPVTGEAYYYYEVRAYDKAGNESTGTADKLVTTADLTAPAVPTGLDTSISVNGIPIEWTAVAGATSYNVYRAPSGSSTYAKVGDTTKASYLDTSAVEESTYLYRVTALDAAGNESARSAAVEATRPDSTAPPAVTGLSATPTEYGFSLAWDPNPAPDLGRYVVYRGELLGDDEEKVCSVHEVEWLSAATTSYEYATLPDGEEACFFIDAYDDNWWSAWKTTGEANIITATELDMTPSVATPEGSPLELDASGAEGDEGNYLDWNWSASSQETTGYRVYRWNPATEAYEKIADVGSGVTYYYDTGARRGTTSFYWVTTLAADGTESVPAGDWAATAPAQ encoded by the coding sequence ATGAACCCAGCAAGACGCACGACGGCCACGGTTGCCACCGCCCTCGTGCTCGCCACCGCGGGCGGCCTGCTCATAGCCGCCCCCGCCTCCGCCGCGACGACCTGCGCATCGCCGGTCTACAAGCGGCAGTTCTTCGCCAACACCACCTTCTCCGGTACGCCGAAGAAGACGGACTGCGACACCGCGATCGACCAGAACTGGGGCACCGCCGCCCCCGCTTCCGGTCTCCCGACGAACAACTTCGGCGTCCGCTGGACGGTGACCCGCGACTTCGGCTCCGGCGGCCCGTTCTCGCTCCCCGTCTCCACGCAGGACGGCATCCGGGTCTACCTCGACGGCACCCGCAAGGTCGACATCTGGAAGAACGTGTCCTCGACGGTGAAGAAGACCGTCAACATCACCGTCCCGGCCGGAAAGCACACCCTGCGGGTGGACTACGTCAACTGGACAGGGACAGCGAACGTCAAGTTCGCCTACACCCCCCGCACCACGGCCACCGTCGACAAGGTCAAGCCCCTCACCCCGACGGGCACGGCCGTCACGTACGACACAGCCACCGGCAAGGCGAAGCTCACCTGGTCCAAGAACAAGGAGATGGACCTCGCGGGCTATCGCGTCTACCGGCGCCTCAAGGGAGCGGCGTTCCCCGCCAAGCCGCTCGCGACGACGACGTCCACCTCGTACACGGACTCGACCCTCCCCGTGACGGGCGAGGCGTACTACTACTACGAGGTCCGCGCCTACGACAAGGCCGGCAACGAGTCCACGGGCACCGCCGACAAGCTCGTCACCACCGCCGACCTCACCGCCCCCGCCGTGCCCACCGGGCTGGACACCTCCATCTCGGTGAACGGAATCCCGATCGAGTGGACCGCGGTCGCCGGGGCGACGTCGTACAACGTGTACCGGGCGCCGAGCGGGAGCAGCACGTACGCCAAGGTCGGGGACACGACCAAGGCCTCGTACCTGGACACCTCGGCGGTGGAGGAGAGCACCTACCTCTACCGGGTGACCGCCCTGGACGCGGCGGGCAACGAGTCCGCCCGCTCCGCCGCCGTCGAGGCCACCCGCCCGGACAGCACCGCACCACCCGCGGTGACCGGGCTGTCGGCCACGCCGACCGAGTACGGCTTCTCGCTGGCCTGGGACCCGAACCCGGCGCCCGACCTCGGGCGGTACGTCGTCTACCGGGGTGAACTCCTGGGCGACGACGAGGAGAAGGTCTGCTCCGTGCACGAGGTGGAGTGGCTGTCCGCCGCCACCACGTCGTACGAGTACGCGACCCTGCCCGACGGCGAAGAGGCCTGCTTCTTCATCGACGCGTACGACGACAACTGGTGGTCCGCCTGGAAGACGACCGGCGAGGCCAACATCATCACGGCGACGGAACTCGACATGACGCCGAGCGTCGCGACTCCGGAGGGCTCCCCGCTGGAACTGGACGCGTCCGGAGCGGAAGGCGACGAGGGCAACTACCTCGACTGGAACTGGAGCGCCAGTTCCCAGGAGACGACGGGCTACCGCGTCTACCGCTGGAACCCCGCCACCGAGGCGTACGAGAAGATCGCCGACGTCGGCAGCGGTGTCACCTACTACTACGACACCGGCGCCCGGCGCGGCACCACGTCCTTCTACTGGGTGACCACCCTGGCCGCAGACGGCACCGAATCCGTACCGGCGGGCGACTGGGCGGCCACGGCGCCTGCGCAGTGA
- a CDS encoding Uma2 family endonuclease: MPETRTESEPTPSPTPSVSELDEVLWQAWKAMELPEGYRAEIIEGAIEVSPTGRYSHSEIIYQLKEALGEFLRGGDFATRNDTNIFHHGGAWVPDLFVTVRDTERYVTDDGLGLTAAAVRLVVEVVSPGKRNQDRDRVKKRREYARASIPVYVIIDDYDDQGTVTVLTEPRPEKADWVGVHRVSYGTEVTIPEGPAKGFAITEAITGPARPGK, translated from the coding sequence ATGCCTGAGACCAGGACCGAGTCCGAGCCCACCCCGTCGCCCACCCCGTCCGTTTCAGAGTTGGACGAGGTCCTGTGGCAGGCATGGAAGGCCATGGAACTCCCCGAGGGCTACCGCGCTGAGATCATCGAGGGAGCCATCGAGGTGTCACCCACCGGCCGCTATTCGCACAGCGAGATCATCTACCAGCTCAAGGAGGCGCTGGGGGAGTTCCTGAGGGGTGGGGACTTCGCCACCCGGAACGACACGAACATCTTTCACCACGGCGGCGCGTGGGTGCCCGACCTGTTCGTCACGGTCAGGGATACGGAGCGCTACGTAACGGATGATGGCCTCGGGCTCACTGCTGCGGCAGTTCGACTCGTCGTTGAGGTCGTCTCCCCAGGCAAGCGCAACCAGGACCGCGACCGCGTGAAGAAGCGCCGGGAGTACGCCCGTGCGAGCATCCCCGTCTACGTCATCATCGATGACTACGACGACCAGGGCACCGTAACCGTCCTCACCGAACCCCGCCCCGAGAAGGCCGACTGGGTGGGCGTGCACCGAGTGTCGTACGGCACCGAGGTCACCATCCCCGAAGGGCCCGCCAAGGGCTTCGCCATCACGGAGGCGATCACGGGGCCTGCGAGGCCGGGGAAGTAG
- the dnaJ gene encoding molecular chaperone DnaJ — MSTKDFIEKDYYKVLGVPKDATEAEIKKAYRKLAREFHPDANKGNAKAEERFKEISEANDILGDPKKRKEYDEARALFGNGGFRPGPGAGGGNFNFDLGDLFGGGTQGGGPQGGGFGGGIGDVFGGLFNRGGATTGTRTQPRRGQDIDTEVTLSFTEAVDGATVPLRMTSQAPCKACSGTGDANGTPRVCPTCVGTGQVARGSGGGFSLTDPCPDCKGRGLIAETPCEVCSGSGRAKSSRTMQVRIPAGVSDNQRIRLRGKGAPGERGGPAGDLYVTVHVDAHPVFGRKGDNLTVTVPVTFAEAALGGEVKVPTLGGPAVTLKLPPGTPNGRTMRARGKGAVRKDGTRGDLLVTVEVSVPTDVSGKARDALEAYREATAGEDPRAELFQAAKGA, encoded by the coding sequence ATGAGCACCAAGGACTTCATCGAGAAGGACTACTACAAGGTCCTCGGCGTCCCCAAGGACGCCACCGAGGCCGAGATCAAGAAGGCGTACCGGAAGCTCGCCCGCGAGTTCCACCCGGACGCCAACAAGGGCAACGCCAAGGCGGAGGAGCGCTTCAAGGAGATCTCCGAGGCGAACGACATCCTCGGGGACCCCAAGAAGCGCAAGGAGTACGACGAGGCACGCGCCCTCTTCGGCAACGGCGGCTTCCGTCCGGGCCCCGGTGCCGGCGGCGGCAACTTCAACTTCGACCTGGGTGACCTCTTCGGAGGCGGCACCCAGGGCGGCGGTCCGCAGGGCGGCGGCTTCGGCGGCGGGATCGGCGACGTGTTCGGCGGGCTGTTCAACCGCGGCGGCGCCACCACCGGTACCCGTACGCAGCCCCGGCGCGGCCAGGACATCGACACCGAGGTGACGCTCAGCTTCACCGAGGCGGTGGACGGCGCGACGGTTCCGCTGCGGATGACCTCCCAGGCGCCCTGCAAGGCGTGTTCGGGCACCGGCGACGCGAACGGCACACCCCGCGTGTGCCCGACGTGCGTCGGCACCGGCCAGGTCGCCCGGGGCTCCGGCGGCGGGTTCTCCCTCACCGACCCCTGCCCCGACTGCAAGGGCCGCGGTCTGATCGCGGAGACCCCCTGCGAGGTCTGCAGCGGCAGCGGCCGCGCCAAGTCCTCGCGCACGATGCAGGTCCGTATCCCGGCCGGCGTCAGCGACAACCAGCGCATCCGCCTCCGTGGCAAGGGCGCCCCGGGTGAACGGGGCGGCCCCGCGGGCGACCTGTACGTCACCGTCCACGTCGATGCCCACCCGGTCTTCGGCCGCAAGGGCGACAACCTCACCGTCACCGTCCCCGTCACCTTCGCGGAGGCGGCCCTCGGCGGCGAGGTCAAGGTGCCCACCCTGGGCGGACCCGCGGTGACCCTGAAGCTGCCGCCGGGCACGCCGAACGGCCGCACCATGCGCGCCCGCGGCAAGGGCGCGGTCCGCAAGGACGGCACCCGCGGAGACCTGCTGGTCACCGTCGAGGTGTCGGTCCCCACGGACGTGTCGGGCAAGGCTCGTGACGCCCTGGAGGCGTATCGCGAGGCGACCGCGGGAGAGGACCCGCGGGCGGAGCTGTTCCAGGCCGCGAAGGGAGCATGA
- a CDS encoding helix-turn-helix domain-containing protein — translation MGLRTTISERQRRLGFELKHLREKAGLTAGEAAERINMGRVQLSQIETAKTSILTGRLRELCHLYGCTDTTYIEALVATSEATGRGWWSAYKKRRGLDALNTAELEADCTTLRMHQSLFIPGLFQTADYARAIFTSPGLGFERSAGALEFRMERQQVLTRENPPSVHAVIHESALHMRFGGAKVVREQLLHLVELARLPNVTIQIYPFSAQAYAALSGNFVHVIPGHPELGTVLLEQPVGLQYLGDRPSLDRYEDLFQHLAENALAPIDVSLAPDAHSVKDSLALIQHVLYTL, via the coding sequence GTGGGACTTCGCACCACCATCAGCGAGCGTCAACGGCGCCTCGGCTTCGAACTCAAACACCTGCGCGAGAAGGCGGGATTGACCGCAGGAGAAGCAGCTGAGCGGATCAACATGGGCCGTGTTCAGCTGAGCCAGATCGAAACCGCGAAGACGAGCATCCTGACCGGACGACTCCGCGAGCTCTGCCACCTCTACGGATGTACAGATACGACGTATATCGAGGCCCTCGTCGCCACGTCCGAGGCAACCGGTAGAGGATGGTGGAGTGCGTACAAGAAACGCCGAGGACTCGACGCCCTCAACACCGCAGAACTGGAGGCGGATTGCACCACCCTTCGGATGCACCAGTCACTGTTCATCCCGGGGCTCTTCCAGACCGCCGACTACGCGCGAGCCATCTTCACCAGCCCTGGCCTGGGCTTCGAACGCAGCGCAGGCGCCCTGGAGTTCCGCATGGAACGGCAGCAGGTACTCACCCGCGAGAATCCGCCCTCCGTGCACGCGGTGATCCATGAGTCCGCCCTGCACATGCGGTTCGGCGGAGCCAAGGTGGTTCGCGAGCAGCTGCTGCACCTCGTGGAACTCGCGCGCCTGCCCAACGTCACCATCCAGATCTATCCGTTCAGCGCCCAGGCGTACGCGGCACTCAGCGGCAACTTCGTCCACGTCATCCCAGGACACCCGGAGTTGGGCACCGTCCTGCTCGAACAGCCCGTCGGACTCCAGTACTTGGGCGACAGGCCGAGCCTGGACCGGTACGAGGACCTGTTCCAGCACCTGGCCGAGAACGCCCTCGCCCCCATCGACGTATCGTTGGCCCCAGATGCACACTCTGTGAAGGACTCGCTGGCACTCATCCAGCACGTTCTCTACACGCTCTAG
- a CDS encoding PA14 domain-containing protein yields MNPARPTTAAVAGTVVLITAAGLLVAANSASAATSCASPVYKRQFFANTNFSGTPKKTDCDTAIDQNWGTGAPASGMPTNNFGVRWTVTRDFGSGGPFALPVSTQDGIRVYLDGTRKVDIWKNVSSTVKKTVNVTVPKGKHTLRVDYVNWTGTANVKFAYTPRTSATVDKVKPLTPTGTAVTYDKTTGKAKLTWTKNKELDLASYRVYRRLQGSTTWTKLTTTTATSYTDTTLPKTGKTYYYEVRAYDKAGNSSAGSADKPVTTVDKTPPAAPFVEMDACASLEPYAAPQLVTTAENKADIAWYEMQRLNAATGAWSTIYSGAKGAICDTGYRLDGSKVTYRGRARDAAGNWSAYSAATTVTTSDLTPPAPVTDARVEYESGVPHLVWSTADEAASYQVLQYVPSTGGYIDALAASTGTTVTTTTATDVVPMQRLAVSDTYRYVVRAVDTAGNAAAPAEVELALAERPEPVTAHKVTAAAYGQWGVQLDWRTSDPWGIDDSTRSSFRILRTDTTTGTSTVVDQCVSHMSPDSGTLESPYTYTLSWASGTDPAYAKGSSTAISSCLDASGESETAYEYRVIAVDSYGHASEPSTASATATTPDTLRPGPVTDLTAEQIPMGVRLTWTAPTDDPDPVQGYLVWQGSTDPDTGETVWKRNCWGGDSLGETEILCATVPDGKEHVYRVVGYDYQPGTDAGVEDYDESEYIPMSYHPVDVRVTLPDTRPPGWTGTGVGEAPYPNLYRSCNDSLFSTVPCTVYLGYDYRVERWDPAGGAWSTLDAGVVSDSWPVSSTDTTVYADRLGLYYYRVVYISPEGVEETVRSEAYGIWASWF; encoded by the coding sequence ATGAACCCAGCGAGACCCACGACGGCCGCAGTCGCCGGCACCGTCGTGCTCATCACCGCGGCCGGCCTGCTCGTGGCCGCCAACTCCGCCTCCGCCGCGACGAGTTGCGCATCACCGGTCTACAAACGGCAGTTCTTCGCGAACACCAACTTCTCCGGTACGCCGAAGAAGACCGACTGCGATACGGCCATCGACCAGAACTGGGGCACGGGTGCGCCCGCCTCCGGCATGCCGACCAACAATTTCGGCGTCCGCTGGACGGTGACCCGCGACTTCGGCTCCGGCGGCCCCTTCGCCCTCCCCGTCTCCACCCAGGACGGCATCCGCGTCTACCTCGACGGCACCCGCAAGGTCGACATCTGGAAGAACGTGTCGTCCACGGTGAAGAAGACCGTCAACGTCACCGTCCCCAAGGGCAAGCACACCCTCCGCGTCGACTACGTCAACTGGACCGGCACCGCGAACGTCAAGTTCGCCTACACGCCCAGGACTTCGGCCACCGTCGACAAGGTCAAGCCCCTCACCCCGACGGGCACAGCGGTCACGTACGACAAGACCACCGGCAAAGCCAAGCTCACCTGGACGAAGAACAAAGAGCTGGACCTCGCGAGCTACCGCGTCTACCGGCGCCTTCAGGGCAGCACCACCTGGACCAAGCTCACCACCACGACCGCCACCTCGTACACCGACACGACCCTGCCGAAGACGGGCAAGACGTACTACTACGAGGTCCGCGCCTACGACAAGGCGGGCAACTCCTCGGCCGGAAGCGCCGACAAGCCCGTCACCACCGTGGACAAGACCCCGCCGGCCGCGCCGTTCGTCGAGATGGACGCGTGCGCGTCCCTCGAGCCCTACGCGGCCCCGCAGCTCGTCACCACCGCGGAGAACAAGGCCGACATCGCCTGGTACGAGATGCAGCGGCTGAACGCCGCCACCGGCGCCTGGAGCACCATCTACTCCGGTGCCAAGGGCGCGATCTGCGACACCGGGTACCGCTTGGACGGCAGCAAGGTCACCTACCGCGGGCGGGCCCGTGACGCCGCCGGGAACTGGTCCGCGTACTCGGCCGCCACCACGGTCACCACCTCCGACCTGACGCCGCCGGCACCCGTCACCGACGCCCGCGTCGAGTACGAGTCGGGCGTTCCCCACCTGGTGTGGTCGACCGCCGACGAGGCCGCCTCGTACCAGGTCCTGCAGTACGTGCCGTCCACCGGCGGGTACATCGACGCCCTGGCCGCGAGCACGGGTACGACGGTCACCACGACGACCGCGACGGACGTCGTCCCGATGCAGCGGCTGGCCGTCTCCGACACCTACCGGTATGTGGTCCGGGCGGTGGACACGGCCGGTAACGCTGCCGCGCCGGCAGAGGTCGAACTCGCCCTGGCGGAACGGCCGGAGCCCGTCACCGCCCACAAGGTGACCGCGGCCGCGTACGGCCAATGGGGCGTGCAGCTGGACTGGCGCACCTCCGACCCCTGGGGGATCGACGACAGCACGCGATCCTCCTTCCGGATCCTGCGGACGGACACCACGACCGGGACCAGCACCGTCGTGGACCAGTGCGTCTCCCACATGTCGCCCGACAGCGGGACGCTCGAATCCCCGTACACGTACACGCTCTCGTGGGCCTCCGGCACCGACCCCGCCTACGCCAAGGGCAGCTCCACCGCCATCTCCTCCTGCCTGGACGCCTCCGGCGAGTCCGAGACCGCCTACGAGTACCGCGTCATCGCGGTCGACTCCTACGGGCACGCCTCGGAGCCCAGCACGGCCTCGGCGACGGCCACCACGCCGGACACCCTGCGGCCAGGGCCCGTCACCGACCTGACTGCGGAGCAGATCCCGATGGGTGTGCGGCTCACCTGGACGGCCCCGACCGACGACCCCGACCCGGTCCAGGGATACCTGGTGTGGCAGGGCAGCACCGATCCGGACACCGGCGAGACGGTCTGGAAGCGCAACTGCTGGGGCGGGGACTCCCTGGGCGAGACCGAGATCCTGTGCGCGACCGTCCCCGACGGGAAGGAGCACGTGTACCGGGTGGTCGGGTACGACTACCAGCCGGGCACGGACGCGGGCGTGGAGGACTACGACGAGTCGGAGTACATCCCGATGAGCTACCACCCGGTGGACGTGCGGGTCACCCTGCCCGACACCCGGCCACCGGGATGGACGGGCACCGGGGTCGGCGAGGCCCCGTACCCGAACCTCTACCGGAGCTGCAACGACAGCCTGTTCTCGACCGTTCCCTGCACGGTGTACCTGGGTTACGACTACCGGGTGGAGCGGTGGGACCCGGCCGGCGGGGCATGGTCCACGCTCGACGCGGGGGTGGTGAGCGACTCGTGGCCCGTGTCCTCCACGGACACGACCGTGTACGCGGACCGTCTGGGCCTCTACTACTACCGCGTGGTGTACATCAGCCCCGAGGGGGTCGAGGAGACCGTGCGGAGCGAGGCGTACGGGATCTGGGCCAGCTGGTTCTGA
- a CDS encoding heat shock protein transcriptional repressor HspR: MDGTGRRRNPYELTEETPVYVISVAAQLSGLHPQTLRQYDRLGLVSPDRTAGRGRRYSARDIELLRAVQALSQDEGINLAGIKRIIELENQVAALQQRVAELQSAVDGAAAAMQQREAAVHASYRRDLVPYQEVQQTSALVVWRPKRSPE, translated from the coding sequence ATGGATGGAACCGGCCGTCGACGCAACCCGTACGAACTGACCGAGGAGACGCCGGTCTACGTCATCTCGGTGGCGGCCCAGCTCTCCGGCCTGCACCCGCAGACCCTGCGTCAGTACGACCGCCTCGGCCTGGTCTCTCCCGACCGCACGGCCGGGCGCGGCCGGCGCTACTCGGCCCGCGACATCGAACTGCTGCGCGCCGTCCAGGCGTTGTCGCAGGACGAGGGCATCAACCTCGCCGGCATCAAGCGCATCATCGAGCTGGAGAACCAGGTCGCCGCGCTCCAGCAGCGCGTCGCCGAACTCCAGTCGGCGGTGGACGGCGCGGCAGCCGCGATGCAGCAGCGCGAGGCGGCGGTCCACGCCTCGTACCGCCGCGACCTGGTTCCGTACCAGGAGGTTCAGCAGACGAGTGCGCTGGTGGTGTGGCGGCCGAAGCGGTCGCCGGAGTAG
- the grpE gene encoding nucleotide exchange factor GrpE, producing MTEETPGFEEKPDVPSGATPDDAEPTAAPSGAAPAGDESAAAQAQLAGLTAQLDQVRTALGERTADLQRLQAEYQNYRRRVERDRIAVKEVAIANLLTELLPVLDNINRARDHGELVGGFKSVAESLESVAAKMGLQQFGKEGEPFDPMIHEALMHSYAPDVTETTCVAILQPGYRFGERTIRPARVAVAEPQPGAQPVKSEDTAADAADDKESGGPDEG from the coding sequence GTGACGGAGGAGACCCCGGGCTTCGAAGAGAAGCCTGACGTCCCTTCCGGCGCCACCCCTGACGACGCCGAGCCGACGGCCGCCCCTTCGGGGGCGGCCCCGGCCGGGGACGAATCAGCAGCAGCACAGGCACAACTGGCCGGTCTGACGGCCCAGCTGGACCAGGTGCGTACGGCGCTCGGCGAGCGCACGGCGGACCTCCAGCGGCTCCAGGCCGAGTACCAGAACTACCGCCGCCGGGTCGAGCGCGACCGGATCGCGGTCAAGGAGGTCGCCATCGCGAACCTCCTGACCGAGCTCCTGCCGGTGCTCGACAACATCAACCGCGCGCGGGACCACGGCGAACTGGTCGGCGGCTTCAAGTCGGTGGCCGAGTCGCTGGAGTCCGTCGCGGCGAAGATGGGACTTCAGCAGTTCGGCAAGGAGGGCGAGCCCTTCGACCCGATGATCCACGAGGCCCTGATGCACTCGTACGCGCCGGACGTCACGGAGACGACGTGCGTGGCGATTCTGCAGCCGGGGTATCGCTTCGGCGAGCGCACCATCCGCCCCGCGCGGGTGGCCGTCGCCGAGCCCCAGCCCGGTGCGCAGCCCGTCAAGTCCGAGGACACGGCGGCCGACGCGGCGGACGACAAGGAGAGCGGTGGCCCGGACGAGGGCTGA
- a CDS encoding ATP-binding protein, whose amino-acid sequence MDPARRAAHRPAQLTHEYSLFAPADATAPRVCRDFVRAVLFTHDREPLVMPAALCTSELVTNVHLHTKGTAMVRIRLTPARLHVSVFDESPDPPVVAHPVAGAVACWGRGLALVEEVADMWGVAAERAGRYAKGVWFELGLAG is encoded by the coding sequence ATGGACCCTGCCCGCCGCGCCGCCCACCGCCCCGCCCAACTCACGCACGAATACAGCCTGTTCGCCCCCGCGGACGCCACCGCACCCCGCGTGTGCCGGGACTTCGTACGCGCCGTCCTGTTCACCCACGACCGCGAACCCCTCGTCATGCCCGCCGCCCTGTGCACCTCGGAACTCGTCACGAACGTCCACCTGCACACCAAGGGCACCGCAATGGTCCGTATCCGCCTGACCCCCGCCCGACTCCACGTGAGCGTCTTCGACGAGAGCCCTGATCCACCGGTTGTGGCGCACCCCGTGGCGGGTGCCGTCGCCTGTTGGGGGCGTGGGCTAGCCCTGGTGGAGGAGGTGGCTGACATGTGGGGCGTCGCGGCTGAGCGGGCGGGGCGGTATGCGAAGGGGGTGTGGTTCGAACTGGGGTTGGCGGGCTGA